One Ranitomeya variabilis isolate aRanVar5 chromosome 4, aRanVar5.hap1, whole genome shotgun sequence genomic window, ttcccaccCTAGAAAGGGACCCGTGAATGCTGCAGTATCGAAATAcgcttttatacaaccttaagagagcttttccccaaggcgGCAGTGAAACAGTTTGCATCGCAGCTGTAGACTTACAACCTCCAGCGCATCAAttcgtcaatgcaaaaacattagcagcagcagtagtgtaaatgGAAGAAGCAATttatgagtcctttgacacttttttagtccaactcatgcaccagcacaacagaatcCAAGCCTTACACGTGGTGAAcggatggagaggatggtgcaggagtatctagaacaaaatatcaatgccatcaggaagGGTTTGGACCCCGTCACATTTTGGTCTTTCAAAATGGATGAATGGCCTGAGTTCGCTTCAAATGCCTTGGAGCTTatatcatgcctggcagccagcgttctctcagaacgtgtctttagcattgcaggtggtgtcctgacggataagcgcgtacggctgtcccctgaaagtgttgaccgcctaactttcaatcagatgaacaagtcatggatctcaaagGACTTTTGCACCCTATTCTTGTGAAAGTTATTCCACTTTGGtgatgtcaggccctcattttttaaaatgtgaacactctaaGTTAGGTGTCCATCtgatggattgggtgtagtgaaagacctgtcggtccctattctactatttctactgtggtgaaattgatgccacttctgtggtgtctgccaataatttttggaaacgtgaacagtcctggttgggtgtccatctgctgtattgggtgtagagaaagacctgttggtccctagtagactaattctactgtggtgaaattgatgccacttatgtGGGGTAAGGCCCtgccaataattttgggaaatgtgaatactcctggttaGGTCTTCTTCATGCATGCTGCCTGTAGCAGTAAGCCTCcgagactgtcaggcctccacttggtttggtaggccacctagttatgccccttccaggctgTCAGAGGGATacggaacagtgattccaccaccttgcccatcacagtctccatctgcttgattggctgtagtggaagaagtgtcggtccccgctatactaattctactttattgcaattgatgccactttgttagtttctgccactaatttttgtaaaagtgtagactcctggttgtgtctctttcatgcgtgttgcctgtagcagtagcctCCAAGACcaccaggcctccacttccttgtacccaactacccgtgttactatccttacatttttctgacaatggtagtctagaaaactgatatttgtgccatctgagtgtgactccgcatgaaagcaggtagaggtgttgcatgtggagtCAGGGCTCCCAGTAAAGgggccctacaccgatccctcacccacctcgtcttactgtgacgttcattggaatgctttaaatgctgtcccaaaccccgatacctcatgcttgGCTGAttactgcagtgccatgctaaaatctttactgtgggtgaattgaggccacttttctggtgtctgtccctcatttcatGTGTTTTGGCAACATTTGGGGCCATTCTAATGTGTTGTGCatacgtttgtttttgcctcccattgacgtgaatggcgttcggctatgttcggcaaatattcgacaaattaataggctaatattgcaaattcggcatacGTAATCCAAATCTAAGATTGAAATATTCTCTTATCTCTACTCCAGACAATCGGCGGCTATTTTgtctgctaggaacctgcatccccttggcaggtctcATGGAAATGCttgccccgcttcctgcacatgcttaaagcagcagggcacctgttctctattagggctgtctgtactgtgatgctctgtgcataaaaggtaTCCTCCCCTTAAGGGAGATGCCTTGGCAACGTGTTCATTCTGTACGATCGTtgccttctgctcaggccacactctgctgtgctctacTATTTAAAGACTGTTGCTCTCCATTATACTAATTCCTCTGTCTCCACAGAATCCTCTGCTGGCAGTTCCGTATCCTGGATTCCTCTGGGCACTATCCAGATACCACTATCGGCTGGATAAGTCTTTCCAGGATTACACAGAACTTCTGGGATTCTCTCCACCGACAGAGCCAGTATTTCACACTCTCGTCTGTACGGGTCGAACCTTGGGTCCGGGATTCGCGGCACTTAGCCCTCCTGGTGTTGTGACGTGGAATCTCTGTATAGGTGTATATCTTGCCcagtgctccactacgtggtacagtgttgtgatccagaggGTCCTCACCTCAGGCACCTTTTCCCTTTTGTTAAACTTCTTTTAATAAATATCTTTGGTTTTATGAggctcattctcctgtctcttgagtATCGGCTATACAGTGGTATACGGCACAATcattggtctagtgagtccactatacatcATCACGCCCTGTGGACGTTacaatgagtgtctgagcaaagggtctgaatacttaagaccatgtgatatttcagtttttcttttttaataaattagcaaaaatttctgtttttttcagtcaagatggggtgcagagtgtacattaatgagaaaaaaattaacttttttgaattttccaaatggctgcaatgaaacaaagagtgacaaatttaaagtggtctgaatactttctgtactcacTGTATGTAGCCTTTTTCTATGAATATAGTAATGTCCAGAAAATTAATATATTTGTCACTGATAGTTGATGTAAACTGTAGATTAAcattatttttattaatatcatttaaaaacatattcaatgatCAAGGACCCCCTGACCAAATAAAAATGACATCATCTATGAATCGTTTCCATAGGACAAGACCTGCACCGGGCTCCTGGTAGGGCCAGAGGGTAATATCCTCCCACCTACAAACATATAGATTAGCGAAACCTAGTGAGAATctgtccccatcgcagtaccccatTTCTGTAGATAAAACTGATCATATTTGAAATAATTGTGTGTTAAAATGAACTATATCGCCTGAGTAATAACATTTATTTGTATAAAGTATCAGGTcatcttctcctttttttttttttttaaacataaataACTGCCTTACATCCTTTCCCACAACAATGACAATGTAAAGGGATGTTATGTCCAATGTGCCTAAAATGTAATGTGGTTCCCATCTGATGGTTTTTAAAATTTGTAATATATTCTTTGTGTCTTTAATATATGTTGGAAGCTTTGGGACAAATTTCTGTAAAATATATTCCAGATATTCTGACAAATTCACTGTCAGACAATTTATACCATATATAATTTGCCTACCCAGTGAATTTGATTCGTTTTTATTAATTTTTGGGATTTGATAGAACATCGCTACAGGTGGATATTGAATATTTATATTCCTGTAaggataaaatgttcatttcttttcCTGTATCAAGCAGCTGATTCATTACCAGGGGTGGATACAGGTCAAGTTGCCTACTTCATctccaattccgtatggagcacctTACACAGAGGGAGACACGTTTCGGGAGTTAAGAGAGAGGGAGATAAGATAGGCTTTTTTCACTATCAATTAATTTTAGCGCATACACCTTTTAAACAACACTTCCAATCCTGCTTCTTAAATGTACTGTCTCATGAAAGTTGCTGCATCTTTTTTCAGGCTTATAAGCATTGCGTCTCACACAACCTCATAAGCCGAGTCTACCTTTAATTATCAACCTTTTAACGTGGATAAGATCCTATTGTGCTTTTGCATTTCtttacaatttgtcaataacatatATAGTTTCTCCCACTatgagttatttttgatggtcaacaaaacATGATTTTCCAGAAATTCATTTTTCATACTCTATGTATGATAATGGCTTGTGGGAATTttgatgtttaaaggggttgtccattacttggacaaccccttctcattcctcatgtttggtcctgttaaaatgAAAACACTTAATCTAACCTGCAATGCCAACGCTATTTCAGAGGTGTCGATACTTGTGCTCCTggggcttatgtgaggttgttacGTGATGTGAACCATgctcccaatcagcgctggcgtcactgtccccaccttcggacaaatcgaacatcacgAAAATGTCAAAGTGCAGCCGCAGCCCTGGATTCCTGTTGATGTACAATACGTCCGAAGATGGggacagtgaagccagcgctgattgggcacagggttcatgtgatgtaacaacctcatgtgagcccTGGGAACGCAAGTGCTAACACCGCTAGAATGGCGCCGGCACGGAAGGTGAGTTTGAGTGCTTTTATTTTAATGAGACCAAATATGAGAAAtgacaaggggttgtcctagtagtgtacaacctctttaaggaggaaaaaatggttaaaacatttcaATATTcttaacatgaaaaaggcttctcccctgtgtgacttctctgtttATTAAAAATTGATTTCCAtgtaaaaaatttcccacattaAGAGCAAGAAAAAGGCTTCTAACCCTTGTGACTTTTTTGGTGACTAAGAAGAGAGGAGTTCTTCAcaaaacactttccacattctaaacagaaaaaaatacttcTCCCcaatgtgaattctctggtgcttaacaaaatatGATTTATCATTAAAAAATTTGAcacattatgaacatgaaaaaggcttctcccctatgtgaaaactttggtgtgtaacaagattccatttctgtttaaaaaatttcccacattctgaacaggaaaaaggcttctcccctgtgtgagttctctggtgcttaaccaaagctgatccctggttaaaacatttcccacattctaaacaggaaaatggcttttcccctgtgtgggttctctggtgcttaaccaaagatgatttctggttaaaacatttcccacattctgaacatgaatatggcttctcccctgtgtgagttctttggtgtataacaagattccatttcaagctaaaacattttccacattctgaacaggaaaaaggcttcttccctgtatgAATTATTTGGTGcttaacaaaatgtgatttctgtataaaatatttcccacattctgaacaagaaaaaggcttttcccctgtgtggattctctggtggttaaccaaatctgatttctggttaaaacatttctcacattctgaacaggaaaagggcttctcccctgtgtgagttctctggtgcttaacaaaacttgatttctttgtaaaatatttcccacattctgaacataaaaatggcttctcctctgtgtgaattcTCTTGTGACTAGcaagatctgatttctggttaaaacatttcccacattccggacaggaaaaaggtttctcccctgtgtgggttctctggtggttaaccaaatctgatttctggttaaaacatttctcacattctgaacaggaaaagggcttctcccctgtgtgagttctctggtgcttaacaaaactTGATTTCTgtataaaatatttcccacattctgaacataaaaatggcttctcacctgtgtgagttctttggtgtatatcAAAATTccatttccgattaaaacattttccacattctgaacaggaaaaaggcttcttccctgtatgAATTCTTTGGtgtttaaccaaatctgatttctgtgtaaaatatttcccacattctgaacaggaaaaaggcttctcccctgtgtgggttctctggtggttaaccaaatctgatttctggttaaaacatttctcacattctgaacaggaaaagggcttctcccccgtgtgagttctctggtgcttaacaaaactTGATTTCTgtataaaatatttcccacattctgaacataaaaatggcttctcacctgtgtgagttctttggtgtatatcAAAATTccatttccgattaaaacattttccacattctgaacaggaaaaagacttCTTCCCTGTATGAATTCTTTGGTGTTTAACCAaatttgatttctgtgtaaaatatttcccacattctgaacaggaaaaaggcttctcccctgtgtgggttctctggtggttaaCCAAATCTGTTAATTCCGCTGTGggaattttttgatgtttaagaaaagattttttgaggggaaaactatttccatattctgaacgtgaaaatggcttctttgctttaggagcaattagttttttaatgcttattttgtgacattGATTATCCTTAGTAtttagtaatgaatcagaagacaggacctgtctcAAAGGAGACGacaacagatctttgctgtgaagggataatGGTATATcttgagtaatggcattcacttcaattgtatcctgtgggaccTCAAGATCATctaatttaaaaattgaagatgtcagctgtccctttgatctcctggtacagtcatctgccaagaataaaaccaattattatttttgaagAAAATATCCTTTTATATTTTCTAACATTTTTACTAAAACTATCGGTAAAAATAGAAagttatgttacatagttacatagttattaaggttgaaggaagactgtaagtccatctagttcaacccatagcctaacctaacatgccctaacatgttgatccagaggaaggcaaaaaaaacccatgtggcaaagagtaactccaccatgggaaaaaaaattccttcccgactccacatacggcaatcagactagttccctggatcaacgccttatcaaggaatctagtgtatataccctgtaaca contains:
- the LOC143766335 gene encoding uncharacterized protein LOC143766335 isoform X1 yields the protein MCCRADTPWIFCFLGQFLLSLQYPILSVIFLIFLSKMDMDRDKMAHKILHLTLEILFRLTGEDYTVVKKISSERCQDPVSEGWGRPLSPITGPPPHLLIHEDINDQKILELIYKMIELLTGEVPIRCQDVAVYFSMEEWEYLKGHKDLYKYVMMEVPQPLISPDPSSNRTTPERCPHPFPQDCKQEDPNVPQDPQGEDLSHINTTETYVRGDEWCKEEIPTYDYPDDCTRRSKGQLTSSIFKLDDLEVPQDTIEVNAITQDIPLSLHSKDLLSSPLRQVLSSDSLLNTKDNQCHKISIKKLIAPKAKKPFSRSEYGNSFPLKKSFLKHQKIPTAELTDLVNHQRTHTGEKPFSCSECGKYFTQKSNLVKHQRIHTGKKSFSCSECGKCFNRKWNFDIHQRTHTGEKPFLCSECGKYFIQKSSFVKHQRTHTGEKPFSCSECEKCFNQKSDLVNHQRTHTGEKPFSCSECGKYFTQKSDLVKHQRIHTGKKPFSCSECGKCFNRKWNFDIHQRTHTGEKPFLCSECGKYFIQKSSFVKHQRTHTGEKPFSCSECEKCFNQKSDLVNHQRTHTGEKPFSCPECGKCFNQKSDLASHKRIHTEEKPFLCSECGKYFTKKSSFVKHQRTHTGEKPFSCSECEKCFNQKSDLVNHQRIHTGEKPFSCSECGKYFIQKSHFVKHQIIHTGKKPFSCSECGKCFSLKWNLVIHQRTHTGEKPYSCSECGKCFNQKSSLVKHQRTHTGEKPFSCLECGKCFNQGSALVKHQRTHTGEKPFSCSECGKFFKQKWNLVTHQSFHIGEKPFSCS